The Flavobacterium piscisymbiosum genome includes a region encoding these proteins:
- a CDS encoding ABC transporter substrate-binding protein has product MKQFLDQLGTLHSFEKTPRRIISLVPSQTELLFDLGLEEKIIGITKFCVHPYHLKSTKKIVGGTKKIHFEKIKLLQPDIIICNKEENTPEIVEQLSTICPVWVTNIISIEDNFQMISDFGQLFNCRTESQKWNDKLTFALSDFKKYMGDIPVQKAAYFIWKNPFMVAGKDTYINELLKLNHFSNIYEDKGRYPEIELKKMRIEGDPDIVFLSSEPYPFKEEDAFEIGRFTHHAKTIFVDGEMFSWHGSRLLKAFPYFKILHERLKN; this is encoded by the coding sequence ATGAAACAATTCCTCGATCAGCTCGGTACTTTACATTCTTTTGAGAAAACTCCAAGAAGAATCATTTCGTTAGTACCATCTCAAACCGAATTGCTGTTTGATTTAGGTTTAGAAGAAAAGATCATCGGGATCACTAAGTTTTGTGTACATCCGTATCATTTAAAATCGACTAAGAAGATAGTTGGCGGAACCAAGAAAATTCATTTCGAAAAGATAAAATTATTGCAGCCTGATATTATCATTTGCAATAAAGAAGAAAACACGCCCGAAATTGTAGAGCAATTAAGTACTATTTGTCCGGTGTGGGTAACGAATATTATTAGTATAGAAGATAATTTCCAAATGATTTCAGATTTTGGTCAACTCTTCAATTGCAGAACCGAATCTCAAAAATGGAATGACAAACTGACTTTCGCTTTAAGCGATTTCAAAAAATATATGGGAGATATTCCGGTACAAAAAGCAGCCTATTTTATCTGGAAAAATCCATTTATGGTGGCCGGAAAAGATACTTATATAAATGAGTTATTAAAACTAAATCATTTCTCGAATATCTACGAAGACAAAGGACGTTATCCTGAAATAGAACTCAAAAAAATGCGTATCGAAGGCGATCCTGATATTGTCTTTCTTTCATCAGAACCTTATCCTTTTAAAGAAGAAGACGCTTTCGAAATTGGACGTTTTACACATCATGCCAAAACAATCTTTGTCGATGGTGAAATGTTCTCATGGCATGGAAGTAGATTATTAAAGGCTTTTCCATACTTTAAAATACTGCACGAAAGATTGAAGAATTAA
- a CDS encoding catalase — protein sequence MDSNKKLTTATGTPVPDNQNIQTAGPRGPVLLQDFWFLEKMAHFDREVIPERRMHAKGSGAYGTFTVTHDISKYTRADLFSEIGKKTEMFVRFSTVAGERGAADAERDIRGFAMKFYTNEGNWDLVGNNTPVFFFRDPMKFPDLNHAVKRDPKTNLRSADNNWDFWTLLPEALHQVTIVMSDRGIPRSYRQMHGFGSHTFSFLNAQNERHYVKFHFVSQQGIENLSDEEAALLVGNDRESHQRDLFDAIEEGNFPKWKMFVQIMTEDQAANYRFHPFDLTKVWLKGDFPLIPVGEFELNKNPENYFAEVEQAAFNPAHVPPGISFSPDKMLQARLFSYGDAHRYRLGVNNYQIPVNSSRCPYNTFHRDGAMRVDGNNGGRKHYEPNSFGEWQEQPEFKEPPLKLHGDAYAHNFRDDDNDYFTQPGLLFRLLTDEKKQLLFKNTAGQVGGAQRFIQVRHIRNCYKADPAYGEGVANALGLTMDEVNNFSDPRLLIEVR from the coding sequence ATGGATTCAAACAAAAAATTAACAACTGCAACAGGAACCCCTGTTCCGGACAATCAAAATATACAAACTGCAGGTCCGCGTGGACCCGTTTTATTGCAAGATTTTTGGTTTTTAGAAAAAATGGCGCATTTTGACCGCGAGGTAATTCCGGAAAGAAGAATGCATGCCAAAGGTTCTGGAGCTTATGGGACTTTTACTGTAACTCACGATATTTCAAAATACACAAGAGCAGATTTGTTTTCGGAAATTGGTAAAAAAACAGAAATGTTTGTGCGTTTTTCAACCGTTGCAGGTGAAAGAGGTGCTGCTGACGCTGAAAGAGACATTCGTGGTTTTGCCATGAAATTTTATACCAATGAAGGAAATTGGGATTTGGTAGGAAACAATACACCGGTTTTCTTTTTTCGTGATCCAATGAAATTTCCGGATTTAAATCACGCTGTAAAACGTGATCCAAAAACCAATTTAAGAAGTGCTGATAACAATTGGGATTTTTGGACTTTATTGCCTGAAGCTTTACATCAGGTTACCATTGTAATGAGTGATCGTGGAATTCCCAGATCATACAGGCAAATGCACGGATTTGGAAGTCATACTTTTAGTTTCCTAAACGCTCAAAACGAAAGACATTATGTGAAATTTCACTTTGTATCTCAACAAGGAATCGAAAATTTATCTGATGAAGAAGCAGCGCTATTAGTAGGTAACGACAGAGAAAGCCATCAAAGAGATTTATTCGATGCTATTGAAGAAGGAAACTTCCCAAAATGGAAAATGTTCGTTCAGATCATGACCGAAGATCAGGCGGCAAATTATCGTTTCCATCCTTTCGATTTGACTAAAGTTTGGTTAAAAGGCGATTTTCCTCTAATTCCGGTTGGAGAATTCGAATTGAATAAAAATCCTGAAAACTATTTTGCAGAGGTAGAGCAAGCGGCCTTTAATCCGGCGCACGTACCACCCGGAATTAGTTTCTCACCAGATAAAATGTTACAAGCCCGTTTATTTTCTTACGGAGATGCACACCGTTACCGCTTAGGAGTAAACAATTACCAAATTCCGGTAAACTCGTCAAGATGTCCTTATAACACTTTCCACAGAGACGGAGCAATGCGTGTAGACGGAAATAACGGAGGACGCAAACATTACGAACCAAACAGCTTTGGAGAATGGCAGGAACAACCTGAATTCAAAGAACCGCCATTAAAACTTCATGGTGATGCGTACGCACATAATTTCAGGGATGATGATAATGATTACTTTACCCAGCCAGGTTTATTATTCCGTTTATTAACCGATGAGAAAAAACAATTATTGTTCAAAAATACTGCAGGACAAGTAGGAGGAGCACAAAGATTTATTCAGGTGCGCCACATCAGAAACTGTTACAAAGCCGATCCTGCATACGGAGAAGGTGTAGCAAACGCTTTAGGTTTAACAATGGATGAAGTAAATAATTTTTCTGATCCAAGATTGTTAATCGAAGTGAGATAG
- the purU gene encoding formyltetrahydrofolate deformylase gives MQKITILIHCKDQKGIIAAVTTFIAKVEGNITYIDQHVDVEQNVFFMRLECELTNHNITIESLKADFDKTIATDFNMSWDLYNQEQKPKMALFVSKYDHCLFDILGRYSAGELNVEIPVIISNHNDLRSIAERFDIPFHCVPFTKDNKEEGEAKQIELLQRYQINFIVLARYMQIITPNLIALYENKIINIHHSFLPAFPGAKPYHSAFKRGVKIIGATSHYVTAELDEGPIIEQDIARVSHIHSVDDFIMKGRDLERIVLARAIKLHAERKTMVYSNKTVVFS, from the coding sequence ATGCAAAAAATTACCATTCTGATTCATTGTAAAGATCAAAAAGGAATTATCGCCGCAGTGACCACTTTTATTGCTAAAGTAGAAGGAAACATTACTTACATCGATCAGCATGTTGATGTAGAACAAAATGTATTTTTTATGCGATTGGAATGTGAACTGACCAATCATAACATTACTATTGAAAGCCTGAAAGCTGACTTTGACAAAACAATCGCAACTGATTTTAATATGTCATGGGATTTGTACAATCAGGAACAGAAACCAAAAATGGCTTTGTTTGTATCGAAATACGATCATTGCCTTTTTGATATTTTAGGCCGCTACAGCGCTGGAGAACTGAATGTTGAAATTCCGGTAATTATAAGTAATCACAACGATTTAAGATCGATTGCGGAACGATTTGATATTCCGTTTCATTGTGTACCTTTTACAAAAGATAATAAGGAAGAAGGCGAAGCGAAACAAATTGAATTATTGCAGCGATACCAGATTAATTTTATTGTTTTGGCGCGTTACATGCAAATCATTACGCCAAATTTAATTGCGCTTTATGAGAATAAAATCATTAATATTCATCATTCGTTTTTACCTGCTTTTCCAGGTGCGAAACCGTATCATTCGGCTTTTAAACGTGGTGTTAAGATTATTGGGGCAACGAGTCATTATGTTACGGCTGAATTAGATGAAGGGCCAATTATCGAACAGGATATAGCGAGGGTTTCGCACATACATTCGGTTGATGATTTTATTATGAAAGGGCGTGATCTGGAGCGTATCGTTTTGGCAAGAGCCATAAAACTGCATGCGGAACGTAAGACAATGGTTTATAGCAATAAGACGGTTGTTTTCTCTTAG
- a CDS encoding DUF4197 domain-containing protein, which translates to MKKILILSLLLSLSSQAQVKETLAQKLAKLSTQLSGVGGVDIASGLKEALNKGITEQVSKLTAVDGFYKNEAVKILMPEELQKVDATLRKIGLSSLADEGIKVLNRAAEDAVKEATPIFVTAVKNMSFTDAKNILLGNESAATTYLQKGTNTALYAKFNPVIKTSFEKVGADVVWKNIINKYNTIPLVRKVNPDLTDYTTNQALAGVFKMIAVEEKDIRTNINARTTPLLQKVFAMQDKK; encoded by the coding sequence ATGAAAAAGATTTTAATTCTATCTCTTCTATTATCTCTTAGCTCTCAAGCTCAGGTAAAAGAAACTTTAGCTCAAAAACTGGCAAAATTATCGACTCAGCTTTCAGGAGTTGGCGGCGTTGATATTGCTTCTGGATTAAAGGAAGCTTTAAACAAAGGAATTACTGAACAAGTGAGTAAATTGACCGCCGTGGATGGTTTTTATAAAAATGAAGCCGTAAAAATTCTAATGCCCGAAGAATTACAAAAAGTAGACGCTACGTTACGTAAAATTGGATTATCATCTCTTGCCGATGAAGGGATTAAAGTATTAAATCGTGCTGCCGAAGATGCCGTAAAAGAAGCTACCCCAATATTTGTTACGGCTGTAAAAAATATGTCGTTTACAGATGCTAAAAACATTTTATTAGGAAATGAAAGTGCTGCAACTACATATTTGCAAAAGGGTACTAATACTGCTTTGTACGCGAAATTTAATCCGGTGATTAAAACCTCCTTTGAAAAAGTGGGTGCTGATGTGGTTTGGAAAAACATCATTAATAAATACAACACAATTCCGTTAGTGAGAAAAGTAAATCCGGATTTAACCGATTATACTACGAATCAGGCTTTGGCGGGTGTTTTTAAAATGATCGCTGTCGAAGAAAAAGATATTCGTACCAATATTAATGCAAGAACAACACCTTTACTACAAAAAGTGTTTGCAATGCAGGACAAAAAATAA
- a CDS encoding DUF674 domain-containing protein: MNIRLLTLLFLFNFCTSVFSQNNAISSTTVNKSATENESQDIYIKILWLDNTGTLQLNTNYIKTLTDQQRAALGYIATDVSSECNWDGAKKADASNLKCKFLSALNLGYQCSETHLSFLKKWFKEDTKVLDRLQYCNKTESSAKIQDHFIEIKMITTKETIKILYSAVGEDLDKQKTWSWQEESTYSFTKTGIKQINRKNINGEYN; encoded by the coding sequence ATGAATATCCGCCTGCTTACCTTATTATTTCTTTTTAATTTTTGCACTTCAGTATTTTCTCAAAATAATGCAATATCCTCTACAACAGTAAATAAATCTGCTACAGAAAATGAAAGTCAGGATATTTATATCAAAATATTATGGCTGGACAACACCGGAACTCTTCAGCTCAATACTAATTACATTAAAACATTAACAGACCAACAGCGCGCCGCATTAGGTTATATCGCAACAGATGTTAGTAGTGAATGCAATTGGGATGGCGCAAAAAAAGCAGATGCCAGCAATTTAAAATGTAAATTTCTCTCTGCACTTAATTTAGGCTATCAATGTTCTGAAACTCATTTGTCTTTTTTGAAAAAATGGTTCAAGGAAGATACAAAAGTGCTGGACAGATTGCAATATTGTAATAAAACAGAATCTTCGGCAAAAATTCAGGATCATTTTATTGAAATTAAAATGATTACAACTAAGGAAACGATTAAGATTCTTTACAGTGCAGTGGGCGAAGATCTTGACAAACAAAAAACATGGAGCTGGCAGGAAGAATCGACTTATTCTTTTACCAAAACCGGAATCAAACAAATAAACCGCAAAAACATCAACGGTGAATACAATTAG
- a CDS encoding cytochrome c oxidase assembly factor Coa1 family protein: protein MEDDYVEVRKSWWERNWKWFVPTGCVSILLIFVVFIASIFFGVTSMMTNSDAYKGAMTEAQKNKTVIEKLGTPIEDDGMTSGNISTTNDSGNCNLQIPIKGPKGKATLFVVAEKRGIWKYSEMTVFVKATKEEIDLLKK from the coding sequence ATGGAAGACGATTACGTTGAAGTTCGAAAAAGCTGGTGGGAAAGAAACTGGAAATGGTTTGTACCAACAGGATGTGTGAGTATTTTGCTGATTTTTGTGGTATTTATTGCCAGTATTTTCTTTGGAGTTACCTCGATGATGACTAATTCTGATGCTTATAAAGGTGCCATGACCGAAGCACAAAAGAACAAAACGGTAATCGAAAAACTGGGAACACCAATCGAAGATGACGGAATGACTTCAGGAAACATCAGCACAACCAATGATAGTGGGAATTGTAATTTACAAATTCCGATAAAAGGCCCTAAAGGAAAAGCAACCTTATTTGTCGTTGCCGAAAAAAGAGGAATATGGAAATACAGCGAAATGACTGTTTTTGTTAAAGCGACAAAAGAAGAGATTGATTTACTGAAAAAATAA
- a CDS encoding WG repeat-containing protein, with product MKKIAALLFISTLSFVSTKCVKAQNTQNDTLICKYDEVAPYHEEFAAVKLNNKWGFINTEGKEITPIKYDNVTWFDENMAHVELNQKHGFINTDGKEIIPLKYSNVTSFFEGIAYVQINEKYGFIDKTGNLIIDAKYNEVNLFHQGITIAKLNKKCGVIDISGEIIIPFIYDEIQMDQTKKPFVFAVRQDTKWALIDFKGKAITPFKYDGLSGFANDLEDLCIAELKNKWGYIDNTGKEIIPIIYDNISRFKNGYVKVELNKKMGFIDKTGKNLTPLKYDVLWDFDGDFAYVMLNKKCGFINKNGQEITPLRYDFDYYTKDQGARYFHNGFAPIYANKKWSFIDTSGKEITTLKYDNIANFREGMAYVELGTKSGFIDTAGKEIIPLKYDIADFSKTYFNDGLAIVQKEGKCGYIDKTGKIIIPTIYSVANEFEDGFARVVFNGKWGVINKKGETILPFQYDDISSVVSEGKFMVMKNTKWGFINAARIKD from the coding sequence ATGAAAAAAATAGCAGCACTTCTTTTTATCTCAACTCTTTCTTTTGTTTCTACTAAATGCGTAAAAGCGCAAAATACTCAAAATGATACTTTAATATGTAAGTATGATGAAGTAGCTCCTTACCATGAAGAATTTGCTGCTGTAAAACTAAATAATAAATGGGGGTTTATTAATACAGAGGGTAAAGAAATAACTCCCATAAAATACGATAATGTTACCTGGTTTGATGAAAACATGGCACATGTAGAACTAAATCAAAAGCATGGTTTTATTAATACAGATGGTAAAGAAATTATTCCCTTAAAATATAGTAATGTCACTTCTTTTTTTGAAGGTATTGCATACGTTCAAATAAATGAAAAATATGGCTTTATTGACAAAACCGGAAATTTAATTATTGATGCCAAATACAATGAAGTAAATCTTTTTCATCAAGGTATTACTATTGCAAAACTTAATAAAAAATGTGGCGTTATTGATATCAGTGGCGAAATAATCATTCCATTTATTTATGATGAAATACAAATGGATCAAACAAAAAAACCGTTTGTGTTTGCGGTGCGACAGGATACGAAATGGGCATTGATTGATTTTAAAGGTAAAGCAATTACTCCTTTTAAATATGATGGTTTATCTGGATTTGCAAACGACTTAGAGGACTTGTGCATAGCAGAACTAAAAAATAAATGGGGATACATTGATAATACAGGGAAAGAAATTATCCCAATTATTTATGATAATATTTCCCGCTTTAAAAACGGATATGTTAAAGTAGAATTAAATAAAAAAATGGGGTTCATTGATAAAACAGGCAAAAACCTAACTCCGCTAAAATATGATGTCCTTTGGGATTTTGATGGTGATTTTGCTTACGTAATGCTTAATAAAAAATGTGGTTTTATTAATAAAAATGGCCAAGAAATAACGCCCCTAAGATATGATTTTGATTATTATACAAAAGATCAGGGCGCACGTTATTTCCATAATGGTTTTGCTCCAATATATGCAAACAAAAAATGGAGCTTTATAGATACAAGCGGCAAAGAAATTACAACTCTCAAGTATGATAATATTGCAAATTTCAGAGAAGGAATGGCTTATGTAGAATTAGGTACAAAAAGTGGTTTTATTGATACAGCAGGCAAAGAAATCATTCCCTTAAAATATGATATTGCCGATTTTTCGAAAACCTATTTTAATGACGGCTTGGCAATTGTTCAAAAAGAAGGCAAATGCGGCTATATTGATAAAACGGGTAAGATTATAATTCCTACTATTTACAGCGTTGCAAATGAATTTGAAGATGGTTTTGCGAGAGTAGTATTTAATGGTAAATGGGGAGTAATCAATAAAAAAGGAGAAACTATTCTGCCATTTCAATACGATGACATTTCAAGTGTTGTAAGCGAAGGGAAATTTATGGTAATGAAAAACACCAAATGGGGTTTTATTAATGCAGCAAGAATAAAAGACTAA
- a CDS encoding L,D-transpeptidase family protein, with protein MKTLFQFTVILSLTFFVSSFNTVENDILSYKKTASGTTVYTNSDADNVEELSNDFFKRYSDLKKYKSDVMSLYKNRTLGTIWFDEDNINEFGSVLYEKAKKTNDLIIPYQKEIDDLFSSSETKISKTDADMLISSLYIAYAKKSIIDSKKKVSYDAMLKDFLNYSTIEEANASTATADVKVEYDQYYKLQDVLKKYKKLDRTNKWKPIVPAETPYKDLRPDAVSNTITQVRNRLYLLGDLKTDSKSDVYDRELMDAVMKYKVRNGFKPNYILAEEHIKEMNIPLSDKMETLKLNMERCRAISAQIAASDEYVLVNVPSYELIYVKNGKVQLTSSVFVGAPLTKTTIFNSEIDRIVFSPYWTVPQSIVNNELKGKIASNKNYLAEKNMEIVNGQVRQKPGPDNSLGLVKFMFPNPDDIYLHDTPSKTLFDFEKRTFSHGCINVKMAKELAVAMLQDYPEWNQAKIDKAMEGKTENSFKLSKKIPIYITYFTSLVNENGEIGFYQDVYEKDAELSPEKAISLN; from the coding sequence ATGAAAACATTATTCCAATTCACCGTAATTTTAAGTTTGACTTTCTTTGTATCTTCTTTTAATACAGTAGAAAACGACATTCTATCCTATAAAAAAACTGCATCCGGCACAACTGTTTACACTAATTCAGATGCTGATAATGTAGAAGAACTTTCAAATGATTTCTTTAAAAGATATTCTGATTTAAAAAAATATAAATCTGATGTCATGTCATTATACAAAAACAGAACTTTGGGAACTATTTGGTTTGACGAAGATAACATTAATGAATTTGGATCTGTACTTTACGAAAAAGCAAAAAAAACAAACGACTTAATTATTCCTTATCAAAAAGAAATTGATGACCTTTTTTCATCCTCAGAAACAAAAATTTCTAAAACAGATGCTGATATGCTTATAAGCTCTTTATATATTGCTTATGCTAAAAAAAGTATTATTGATTCTAAGAAAAAAGTATCTTATGATGCCATGCTGAAAGATTTCTTAAATTACAGCACTATCGAAGAAGCAAATGCCTCAACAGCCACTGCAGATGTAAAAGTAGAATATGATCAATATTACAAATTGCAGGATGTTCTAAAAAAATATAAAAAACTAGACCGAACTAATAAATGGAAACCTATTGTTCCGGCAGAAACACCTTATAAAGATTTACGTCCGGATGCTGTTTCGAACACTATTACGCAAGTTAGAAATCGATTATACTTATTAGGAGATTTAAAAACAGATTCTAAAAGCGACGTTTACGATCGTGAATTGATGGATGCTGTAATGAAATATAAAGTCCGTAATGGTTTTAAACCTAACTATATTCTTGCAGAAGAACATATTAAAGAAATGAATATTCCGCTTTCTGATAAAATGGAAACACTAAAACTTAATATGGAAAGATGTCGTGCTATTTCGGCTCAAATTGCCGCTAGTGATGAATATGTTTTAGTAAACGTTCCTTCGTATGAATTAATTTATGTTAAAAACGGAAAAGTTCAATTGACCTCGAGCGTTTTTGTTGGTGCGCCATTGACTAAAACTACTATTTTTAACAGTGAAATTGACAGAATCGTTTTTAGCCCTTACTGGACAGTGCCACAAAGTATTGTGAACAACGAGTTAAAAGGTAAAATAGCCTCAAATAAAAATTATCTTGCCGAAAAAAATATGGAAATAGTAAATGGTCAGGTAAGACAAAAACCAGGCCCTGATAATTCTTTAGGATTGGTAAAATTTATGTTTCCAAACCCGGATGACATCTATTTGCACGATACACCATCTAAAACTTTATTCGATTTTGAAAAAAGAACTTTTAGCCATGGTTGTATCAATGTAAAAATGGCAAAAGAATTAGCAGTTGCAATGCTTCAGGATTATCCAGAATGGAATCAGGCCAAAATTGATAAAGCCATGGAAGGTAAAACAGAAAACAGTTTTAAACTTTCTAAAAAAATACCTATTTACATAACTTATTTTACTTCATTAGTAAATGAAAATGGCGAAATTGGTTTCTATCAGGATGTTTATGAAAAAGATGCTGAGTTAAGCCCTGAAAAAGCTATCAGTCTAAATTAA